Proteins from a genomic interval of Diaminobutyricimonas aerilata:
- a CDS encoding NAD(P)/FAD-dependent oxidoreductase: MPKILIVGGGYAGFYTALKLEKWLRPGEAEVTVVDPLPYMTYQPFLPEVAAGSIEPRHAVVALRRHLKKTNVVTARVTGIDHASKTATITPEIGAPYEFEYDQIVVTAGSVSRTFPIPGVADNAIGLKTIEEAIAIRDRILTNFQKASNLPAGAERDRLLTFVVVGGGFAGIEIFAEMRSFASALLKYYPNLTFDDVHFHLIEAMGRIMPEVSLPTSLWVIKNLAQRGAIVHLDTQLKSAVDGQIELSTGETFESDLIVWTAGVMAHPMLRGTDLPTEERGRLRVQPDLRVINDDGIVPDAWGAGDVSAVPDLTGKGVGGFCVPNAQHAVRQGKLMAKNIVAVLRGEEPKDYYHENLGAVAGLGLGVGAFQSGKLAIKGVIAWFMHRGYHGLAIPMWERKIRVFSNWILNFLLGRDIVELSAREQPRVAFETFASRPKS; the protein is encoded by the coding sequence GTGCCCAAGATCCTCATCGTCGGCGGCGGATACGCCGGTTTCTACACGGCTCTCAAGCTCGAGAAGTGGCTCCGGCCCGGCGAGGCGGAGGTCACCGTGGTGGACCCGCTGCCGTACATGACCTACCAGCCGTTCCTCCCCGAGGTCGCCGCCGGGTCGATCGAGCCGCGTCACGCCGTGGTCGCCCTGCGTCGTCACCTCAAGAAGACGAACGTCGTCACCGCCCGGGTCACCGGCATCGACCACGCGAGCAAGACCGCGACGATCACGCCCGAGATCGGCGCGCCGTACGAGTTCGAGTACGACCAGATCGTGGTCACCGCGGGATCGGTCTCCCGCACCTTCCCGATCCCGGGTGTCGCCGACAACGCCATCGGCCTCAAGACCATCGAAGAGGCGATCGCGATCCGCGACCGCATCCTCACCAACTTCCAGAAGGCGTCGAACCTGCCCGCCGGTGCGGAGCGCGACCGCCTGCTCACCTTCGTCGTGGTCGGCGGCGGCTTCGCCGGCATCGAGATCTTCGCCGAGATGCGCAGCTTCGCGAGCGCGCTGCTGAAGTACTACCCGAACCTGACCTTCGACGACGTGCACTTCCACCTCATCGAGGCGATGGGCCGCATCATGCCCGAGGTGTCGCTGCCGACGAGCCTCTGGGTCATCAAGAACCTCGCGCAGCGCGGGGCGATCGTGCACCTCGACACGCAGCTCAAGAGTGCCGTGGACGGCCAGATCGAGCTGTCGACGGGCGAGACGTTCGAGTCCGACCTCATCGTCTGGACGGCGGGCGTCATGGCCCACCCGATGCTGCGCGGCACCGACCTCCCCACCGAGGAGCGCGGCCGCCTGCGTGTGCAGCCCGACCTCCGGGTCATCAACGACGACGGCATCGTGCCGGACGCGTGGGGTGCCGGTGATGTGAGCGCCGTGCCCGACCTCACCGGAAAGGGCGTCGGCGGCTTCTGCGTGCCGAACGCTCAGCACGCCGTGCGTCAGGGCAAGCTCATGGCGAAGAACATCGTCGCCGTGCTGCGCGGCGAGGAGCCGAAGGACTACTACCACGAGAACCTCGGCGCGGTCGCGGGCCTCGGACTCGGCGTCGGCGCCTTCCAGAGCGGCAAGCTCGCCATCAAGGGCGTCATCGCGTGGTTCATGCACCGCGGCTACCACGGCCTCGCGATCCCGATGTGGGAGCGCAAGATCCGCGTCTTCTCGAACTGGATCCTCAACTTCCTGCTCGGCCGCGACATCGTCGAGCTGAGCGCGCGCGAGCAGCCGCGCGTGGCGTTCGAGACGTTCGCGTCGCGACCCAAGTCCTGA